From one Plectropomus leopardus isolate mb chromosome 8, YSFRI_Pleo_2.0, whole genome shotgun sequence genomic stretch:
- the LOC121947409 gene encoding vesicular inhibitory amino acid transporter-like has protein sequence MAHLIRHKLTNKLTNAAHTVSNKSQAKVSGVFARLGFQAATDEEGLGFAECDDLDYDYRQGMQMDVLQGEEEGGHMEGEGEGELEGDSHYQRDGTGRRPSSLKTGGSLEEEKPKITSWEAGWNVTNAIQGMFVLGLPYAILHGGYLGLFLIIFAAVVCCYTGKILIACLYEDNEDGIKVRVRDSYVDIANACCAPRFPALGGHVVNVAQIIELVMTCILYVVVSGNLMYNSFPGFPVSQKAWSVVATVALLPCAFLKNLKAVSKFSLLCTVAHIVINVLVIAYCLSRARDWAWDKVKFYIDVKKFPISIGIIVFSYTSQIFLPSLEGNMQKPNEFHCMMEWTHIAACVLKGLFALVAYLTWADATKEVITDNLPSTIRAVVNIFLVAKALLSYPLPFFAAVEVLEKSLFQDGGRAIFPDCYSPSGQLKSWGLGLRIGLVVFTLLMAVFVPHFALLMGLTGSLTGAGLCFLLPSLFHLKLQWRNLLWHHVFFDVAIFVIGGICAISGFIHSIEGLIEAFRYNIQD, from the exons ATGGCTCATCTAATACGACACAAGCTCACCAACAAGCTGACCAACGCGGCCCACACGGTGTCCAACAAATCTCAGGCCAAGGTCAGCGGGGTGTTCGCCCGGCTGGGCTTCCAGGCCGCCACAGACGAGGAGGGTTTGGGTTTCGCCGAGTGCGACGACTTGGATTATGACTACAGGCAAGGGATGCAAATGGATGTCCTCCAGGGGGAAGAGGAAGGGGGACACATGGAGGGTGAGGGTGAGGGGGAGCTGGAGGGAGACAGCCACTACCAGAGAGACGGCACCGGCCGGAGGCCTTCATCTCTGAAGACAGGAGGCTCTCTGGAGGAGGAAAagccaaaaatcacatcatgGGAAGCGGGCTGGAACGTCACCAACGCCATTCAG GGCATGTTCGTCCTCGGCCTGCCGTACGCCATCCTCCACGGTGGCTACCTCGGCCTCTTCCTCATTATCTTCGCGGCTGTGGTGTGCTGCTACACCGGAAAAATCCTCATCGCGTGTCTGTACGAGGACAACGAGGACGGCATAAAAGTGCGCGTGAGGGACTCCTACGTGGATATCGCCAATGCCTGCTGCGCGCCTCGCTTCCCCGCGCTGGGCGGGCACGTTGTGAACGTGGCTCAGATCATCGAGCTGGTCATGACCTGTATTCTTTATGTCGTGGTCAGCGGCAACCTGATGTACAACAGCTTCCCGGGGTTCCCCGTCTCCCAGAAAGCCTGGTCTGTGGTGGCCACGGTGGCGCTGCTGCCGTGCGCGTTCCTGAAGAACCTCAAGGCCGTGTCCAAGTTCAGCTTGCTCTGCACCGTGGCGCACATCGTCATCAACGTCCTCGTGATCGCCTACTGCCTCTCCAGGGCACGCGACTGGGCCTGGGACAAGGTCAAGTTTTATATTGATGTGAAGAAATTCCCCATTTCAATTGGCATCATTGTGTTCAGCTACACTTCCCAGATCTTCCTCCCCTCCCTGGAGGGAAACATGCAGAAGCCCAACGAGTTCCACTGCATGATGGAGTGGACTCACATCGCAGCCTGCGTCCTCAAGGGCCTCTTCGCCCTGGTGGCCTACTTGACTTGGGCAGACGCCACAAAGGAGGTCATCACAGATAACCTGCCTTCAACCATCCGGGCTGTGGTGAACATCTTCCTCGTCGCCAAGGCGCTGTTATCTTACCCACTGCCGTTCTTTGCTGCAGTTGAGGTCCTGGAGAAATCCTTGTTCCAGGATGGTGGGAGGGCCATATTCCCTGACTGCTACAGCCCTAGTGGGCAGTTGAAATCATGGGGTCTGGGCCTACGAATTGGCCTGGTGGTCTTCACCTTGCTCATGGCCGTCTTTGTCCCTCATTTCGCCCTCCTTATGGGTCTAACTGGGAGCCTCACTGGAGCGGGCCTGTGCTTCCTCCTGCCAAGCCTCTTCCACCTGAAGCTCCAGTGGAGGAATCTCCTTTGGCACCATGTCTTCTTCGATGTGGCCATTTTTGTTATTGGGGGCATATGCGCCATATCTGGCTTCATTCACTCGATTGAAGGGCTCATAGAGGCGTTCAGGTACAATATCCAAGACTGA